Proteins encoded within one genomic window of Dyadobacter chenhuakuii:
- a CDS encoding EthD family reductase, whose product MKVKLFVSLIMLTICFTAFAQEKQSTAVAEKGLTKVCVMYPFAEGKTFDMAYYETKHMPMVAGFLGSNLVKYSIEKGIASGIPNQPLPFMAIGTFYVKSLSEYQAAIGPNRDAIRADFPKYTNISPVILVSEVVK is encoded by the coding sequence ATGAAAGTAAAACTATTTGTCTCGCTTATTATGCTGACCATTTGTTTCACCGCTTTTGCACAGGAAAAGCAAAGCACGGCTGTGGCGGAGAAAGGCTTGACCAAAGTATGCGTGATGTATCCTTTTGCGGAAGGTAAAACCTTTGATATGGCCTATTATGAAACCAAGCATATGCCGATGGTGGCAGGGTTTTTAGGGTCAAATTTGGTAAAATACTCCATTGAAAAAGGCATCGCGAGCGGCATTCCCAACCAGCCATTGCCTTTCATGGCCATCGGTACATTTTATGTAAAAAGCCTGAGCGAATACCAGGCTGCGATCGGTCCGAATAGAGACGCCATTCGTGCGGATTTTCCAAAATATACCAATATCAGCCCGGTCATTCTGGTCAGCGAGGTGGTTAAATAG
- a CDS encoding RagB/SusD family nutrient uptake outer membrane protein → MTKIFAKTLLVVMILMTTACNEEFLERQATDSIPEENIFADPALIQLFVNNMYLDVPGFDHSLYDNITDESRSYWGGGPRNVVQGQWFPDNNPMEYWAYGPVRKTNMFLSKIDAADVDEEQKTNFKGQVKFLRAMLYFNMIKRYGGVPIITEPQGLDDDLFVARQTTDESFAFVIKELEEAIPLLPETHGTRAVDVGKANKHSAKAFLGRVLTYYASALFNPAGDVSRWQKAALVNKEVMDAGNYKLHPNFRNIMLDKNNEEEIFSVQYQKPFREHGWDSWGQPDSQSKQDAVERSPVQEFVDAFEMKNGKAINETGSGYDPANPYKNRDPRFDATVLYNGAPFFGATIYMYEGAPIDGINLPYATITGYLIRKGMNESNKDYYGSSGSDQNWIELRYAEVLLNYAEAKNEALSTPDASVYAAIEAVRQRAGLVPYQLAAGLSKAQMREKIRQERFIELAFEGKRYWDLRRWKIAEQVLNGKQFNAMYITKNANGTYTYKAKPVDGVPYVFQEKMYFMPIPQREIEKNPNLKQNTGW, encoded by the coding sequence ATGACAAAAATATTTGCCAAAACACTGCTGGTTGTAATGATCCTTATGACCACCGCCTGCAACGAAGAATTCCTCGAACGCCAGGCAACCGATTCAATTCCCGAAGAAAATATCTTCGCCGATCCTGCGCTCATCCAGCTTTTTGTAAATAATATGTATCTGGATGTACCCGGGTTCGATCACAGCTTGTATGATAACATTACCGACGAATCGCGCAGTTACTGGGGCGGAGGACCGCGGAATGTGGTTCAGGGCCAGTGGTTTCCGGACAATAATCCGATGGAATACTGGGCTTATGGCCCGGTAAGGAAGACCAACATGTTCCTGAGCAAGATAGACGCGGCTGATGTGGATGAAGAGCAAAAAACAAATTTTAAGGGACAGGTAAAATTCCTGCGCGCCATGCTCTATTTCAATATGATCAAGCGCTACGGCGGCGTGCCCATTATCACTGAGCCACAAGGACTTGACGACGATCTTTTTGTAGCCAGACAAACGACGGACGAAAGCTTTGCCTTTGTCATAAAAGAACTCGAAGAAGCCATTCCACTTTTGCCAGAAACGCACGGAACGCGTGCCGTGGATGTGGGAAAAGCCAACAAGCATTCTGCAAAGGCATTTTTGGGGCGTGTGCTGACTTATTATGCAAGTGCTTTATTCAATCCGGCGGGGGATGTTTCACGCTGGCAAAAAGCTGCATTGGTAAATAAGGAGGTAATGGATGCAGGCAATTACAAGCTGCACCCCAACTTCCGCAACATTATGCTCGATAAAAACAATGAGGAAGAGATTTTCAGTGTGCAATATCAAAAGCCGTTCCGCGAACACGGCTGGGATTCATGGGGCCAGCCCGATTCGCAATCCAAGCAGGACGCAGTGGAGCGCAGTCCTGTGCAGGAATTTGTGGATGCATTTGAAATGAAAAATGGAAAAGCGATCAACGAAACGGGTTCAGGTTACGACCCTGCCAATCCTTATAAAAACCGTGATCCAAGATTCGACGCAACAGTGCTTTACAATGGAGCACCATTTTTCGGCGCAACCATTTATATGTACGAAGGTGCGCCCATTGACGGCATCAATCTTCCCTATGCGACCATTACCGGTTATTTAATCCGAAAAGGCATGAATGAAAGCAATAAGGACTATTACGGCAGTTCCGGCAGCGATCAGAACTGGATCGAGCTGCGTTACGCCGAGGTGCTTCTGAATTATGCCGAAGCTAAAAACGAAGCATTATCCACGCCCGACGCGTCGGTGTATGCAGCCATTGAAGCCGTTCGCCAGCGTGCAGGATTGGTTCCTTACCAGCTTGCAGCAGGACTTTCGAAGGCACAAATGCGTGAAAAGATCCGCCAAGAGCGCTTTATCGAGCTGGCTTTTGAAGGGAAACGCTATTGGGATCTGCGCCGCTGGAAAATTGCGGAACAAGTGCTGAACGGCAAGCAGTTCAACGCGATGTACATTACCAAAAACGCAAATGGCACTTACACGTATAAAGCAAAACCGGTGGACGGTGTGCCTTATGTTTTCCAGGAAAAAATGTATTTCATGCCCATTCCACAGCGCGAGATCGAGAAAAACCCTAACCTGAAACAAAACACCGGCTGGTAA
- a CDS encoding alpha/beta hydrolase, translating into MLIIKWIFLAALTSFSSLKSIAQTHINLYPGTVPNSISGPDQETHTANALVDSLTSKVSIPGLTLFLPARAKATGMAVIICPGGGYGTLLTKREGSDVARAFNKLGIAAFVVKYRLPDPKIMKDQSIGPIQDAQQAIKIVRERVAEFGIDPNEIGIMGFSAGGHLASTAGTHFKTRYIDQAGKTSLRPDFMILINPVVSFNDSTGHMGSRENLLGKNASAEKIRLFSNELQVTKETPPAFLVHSGADVVVPVANSIEFYKALNQNGIPAAMHIYSKGEHGFLTYPTFEEWFGRVVGWMETLNK; encoded by the coding sequence ATGCTCATAATAAAATGGATTTTCCTGGCTGCATTAACTTCCTTTTCTAGCCTCAAAAGCATTGCGCAAACCCACATAAACCTCTATCCAGGAACGGTCCCGAATTCAATTTCGGGGCCGGACCAGGAAACCCACACAGCAAATGCATTAGTCGATTCCCTTACTTCCAAAGTTTCCATTCCGGGACTCACCCTCTTTTTGCCAGCCAGAGCAAAGGCCACGGGAATGGCGGTGATCATCTGCCCGGGTGGCGGCTACGGCACATTATTAACGAAACGCGAAGGGAGCGATGTTGCCCGTGCATTCAACAAACTCGGTATAGCCGCATTTGTCGTAAAGTACAGACTACCAGATCCGAAGATTATGAAGGATCAGTCCATCGGGCCTATCCAGGATGCACAGCAAGCCATTAAGATCGTACGCGAACGCGTCGCGGAATTCGGAATTGACCCAAATGAAATCGGCATCATGGGATTTTCAGCGGGCGGCCACCTCGCCTCCACCGCCGGAACACATTTCAAAACGCGCTACATTGATCAAGCAGGGAAAACCAGCCTTCGACCGGACTTTATGATATTGATCAATCCCGTCGTAAGCTTCAATGACAGCACAGGACACATGGGTTCGCGGGAAAATTTATTGGGCAAAAATGCAAGTGCTGAAAAGATTCGTTTGTTCTCGAACGAATTGCAGGTTACCAAAGAAACGCCGCCTGCATTTCTGGTCCATTCCGGCGCGGATGTGGTCGTTCCGGTCGCGAACAGCATTGAGTTTTACAAGGCATTGAATCAGAATGGGATTCCGGCCGCCATGCACATTTACTCCAAAGGTGAGCACGGCTTTTTGACGTATCCGACCTTTGAAGAATGGTTTGGCAGGGTTGTGGGATGGATGGAAACTTTAAACAAGTAG
- a CDS encoding PVC-type heme-binding CxxCH protein translates to MKSKFQHILLAIVFFSVTFANAQAPNPGFAPKNGDHIILLGNTFADRMRHYGYFETLLQKNFPGKQLTMRNMGWSADEVGLQPRPLNFPGFGEKTKRLTEGQKEVKFQGFTHEGERIVMPVALNFEGLNQDLYDQKADMIFLCFGMNEAFKGPTGLPQFEKDLNAFIQNLQKNQYNGRSAPALVLVSPIAHEELGVNFPNPAEHNKSLDLYSKAMQKTAAAKGIYFIDLFTPSLAKMKQKGQEKLTINGIHLTGNGYRLAAEWMAQSLGFGKMPDLNSENSKKLLAVIKMKDDHFFYRWRAVNGEYIYGRRREPFGVIAFPPELRKLNQMTASLDSVIWEMGKSNNAGAYQKAIEIVDRRGKPVDPMLTPDIPMTGRQGEAAKAAAHAHHEKTWPATTEGFKLPEGYEINLFASEKDFPIEKPVAMNFDARGRLWVATMPTYPQYFPGIPVHDKIVILEDTDADGKADKHTVFADDLYLPLGFEFGDGGVYVSQEPDIVFLKDTNGDDKADLREVVLTGFGSEDSHHATHAFTFGQDGALYFNEGTFLNSQVETPYGPIRSYAGATYRYEPRTAKLTHYISYPYYNPWGSVFDKWGMHLIGDASDGSNYFAPPMTGNVTYPDKHPRIEMFTETRVRPTAGIEIVSSRQFPDEVQGDFLVNNNIGFQGTKQHRIIPRGSGIGSKEVEAILQSQDPNFRPIDIEFGPDGGLYIVDWYNPLISHGENPPRDPARDKSHGRVWRITYKGKPVLKVTDVSKQSIAQLLDNLKVHEDRFRYRSRAQIREKKAEEVLPELRKWVSALDKNDPQYEHNLLEGLWLYQDFNVVEPTILKILLNAKEPQARAAATKLLLYWHDRIPGSLELMRARINDESPRVRIEAVVALSYFNSDQAVTAAADIFKYPTDYYMDYAVHETFRFLKPIWLAGMKQGKSFGGNKGDRYLLKLANAQELATLPQSPDVLTAMLTRPDIDATKKQQAVSSLAKTQKTGKVNVLLNAIREEEKGSQSNPAQQELIKLLLASEPSELKQNKAELTKLINADTSQVMQAIGLAAMITAGQSDQTLQKVMQEKQEVFLSAISMLTNADLRASFYNKIKEIAPNMPTAGYPLLMRITIENAAKTQSTKDLIASLGSTPESIQNSQTFADAVAIMKNMLVYMPEKDRKDVLSMLENLGTIEIKLVAIEAKMAFDKKALSVPAGRAVTLVFENPDLMPHNVVIVKPGAAEKVGEAADAMASLKDGFEKNFVPSAPDVLFATPLVNSGKSFRLEFKAPSQPGEYPFICSFPGHWRVMQGILTVTDSKVP, encoded by the coding sequence ATGAAGTCCAAATTTCAGCATATCCTTCTGGCCATCGTTTTCTTTTCGGTCACATTTGCGAACGCGCAGGCGCCTAACCCCGGTTTTGCCCCTAAAAATGGCGACCATATCATCCTGCTCGGCAACACATTTGCCGACCGGATGCGGCATTACGGCTACTTTGAAACATTACTCCAGAAAAACTTCCCCGGCAAGCAACTAACCATGCGAAACATGGGTTGGAGCGCGGATGAAGTGGGTTTGCAGCCCCGGCCGCTGAATTTTCCGGGTTTTGGAGAAAAAACAAAAAGGCTGACCGAGGGCCAGAAGGAGGTGAAATTTCAGGGTTTCACGCATGAAGGCGAGCGCATTGTAATGCCCGTCGCGCTCAATTTCGAAGGTTTAAACCAGGATCTTTATGATCAGAAAGCGGACATGATTTTCCTTTGTTTTGGCATGAATGAAGCGTTTAAAGGTCCCACAGGATTGCCGCAATTTGAAAAAGACCTTAATGCATTCATTCAAAACCTGCAAAAGAATCAATACAATGGTCGCTCGGCGCCTGCGCTTGTGCTCGTTTCTCCAATTGCGCATGAAGAATTAGGCGTAAATTTTCCAAATCCGGCAGAGCACAATAAAAGCCTGGATTTGTATTCCAAGGCCATGCAGAAAACGGCTGCTGCGAAAGGGATTTATTTCATTGATCTTTTCACTCCGTCACTGGCTAAGATGAAACAAAAAGGCCAGGAAAAACTAACCATTAATGGCATTCACCTCACCGGAAATGGTTACAGGCTAGCAGCCGAATGGATGGCGCAGTCGCTGGGGTTTGGTAAAATGCCCGATCTGAACTCGGAAAACAGTAAGAAGCTTTTGGCGGTGATCAAGATGAAAGACGATCATTTTTTTTATCGCTGGCGCGCGGTGAATGGCGAGTACATTTATGGCCGCAGAAGAGAGCCTTTCGGTGTGATCGCATTCCCGCCGGAACTCAGGAAACTCAATCAAATGACGGCTTCGCTGGATTCGGTGATCTGGGAAATGGGGAAAAGTAACAATGCAGGTGCTTATCAAAAGGCCATTGAAATCGTAGACAGGCGCGGAAAACCGGTAGATCCAATGCTAACACCTGATATTCCGATGACGGGACGGCAAGGAGAAGCCGCGAAAGCAGCCGCACACGCGCACCACGAAAAAACGTGGCCCGCAACGACCGAAGGATTCAAGCTGCCGGAGGGTTATGAGATCAATCTTTTTGCTTCGGAGAAGGATTTTCCGATTGAAAAACCGGTTGCCATGAACTTCGATGCGCGCGGCCGGCTTTGGGTAGCGACGATGCCGACTTATCCGCAATATTTTCCCGGCATTCCCGTGCACGACAAAATCGTGATCCTGGAAGATACGGATGCCGATGGAAAAGCCGATAAGCACACTGTTTTTGCCGATGATCTTTACTTGCCACTGGGCTTTGAATTTGGAGATGGCGGCGTTTATGTGTCTCAGGAGCCGGACATTGTGTTTTTGAAAGACACGAACGGTGACGACAAAGCCGATTTGCGGGAAGTGGTTCTGACCGGTTTCGGTTCGGAAGATAGCCACCATGCCACGCACGCATTCACCTTCGGGCAGGACGGCGCACTGTATTTCAATGAAGGCACATTCCTGAATTCGCAAGTGGAAACGCCTTATGGCCCCATCCGCTCCTATGCAGGCGCGACGTATCGTTATGAGCCGCGCACGGCGAAGCTCACGCATTACATTTCCTATCCTTACTACAATCCGTGGGGGAGTGTTTTTGATAAATGGGGCATGCATTTGATCGGTGATGCATCCGACGGTTCCAACTATTTTGCGCCGCCTATGACCGGAAATGTCACTTATCCCGACAAACATCCACGCATTGAAATGTTCACCGAAACACGTGTAAGACCCACTGCGGGCATCGAAATCGTTTCCAGCAGACAGTTTCCGGATGAGGTCCAGGGTGATTTTCTTGTCAACAACAACATTGGTTTCCAAGGCACGAAGCAGCACAGGATCATTCCGCGCGGCTCAGGAATTGGGAGTAAGGAAGTCGAGGCGATCCTCCAATCCCAAGATCCGAATTTCCGTCCGATCGACATTGAATTTGGCCCGGATGGTGGCTTATACATTGTGGACTGGTACAATCCGCTGATCTCACACGGTGAAAATCCGCCACGCGATCCCGCCCGCGACAAATCGCACGGCCGCGTTTGGCGCATTACTTACAAAGGCAAGCCGGTGCTGAAAGTAACCGACGTTTCCAAGCAAAGCATTGCTCAGTTACTGGATAATTTGAAAGTGCACGAAGACCGTTTCCGCTATCGTTCGCGGGCGCAGATCCGGGAAAAGAAAGCCGAAGAAGTGTTGCCTGAATTGAGAAAATGGGTATCTGCACTGGACAAAAACGATCCGCAATACGAGCATAATCTGCTTGAAGGATTGTGGCTTTATCAGGATTTCAATGTCGTTGAACCAACTATTTTAAAAATATTACTCAATGCAAAAGAGCCTCAGGCACGCGCAGCAGCCACAAAACTGCTCCTTTACTGGCACGACCGCATTCCCGGCTCGCTGGAACTGATGCGCGCTCGGATCAATGACGAGTCACCACGCGTAAGGATTGAAGCAGTTGTGGCATTGAGTTATTTCAATTCGGACCAGGCTGTTACTGCCGCCGCAGACATTTTCAAATATCCGACCGATTACTACATGGATTATGCCGTGCATGAAACATTCCGGTTTTTGAAACCGATCTGGCTGGCAGGAATGAAGCAGGGAAAAAGTTTTGGAGGAAATAAAGGCGACCGCTATTTGCTAAAACTGGCAAATGCGCAGGAATTGGCTACATTACCCCAATCTCCCGACGTGCTCACGGCCATGTTAACAAGGCCGGATATTGATGCGACAAAAAAACAGCAAGCGGTAAGCAGTCTTGCCAAAACGCAGAAAACCGGGAAAGTGAATGTCCTGTTAAATGCAATCCGGGAGGAAGAAAAAGGCAGCCAATCCAATCCTGCGCAACAGGAACTTATCAAGCTTTTGCTCGCATCTGAGCCTTCGGAGCTGAAACAAAATAAGGCTGAGCTTACAAAGCTGATCAATGCGGATACAAGTCAGGTGATGCAGGCAATCGGCTTAGCAGCAATGATAACCGCAGGGCAGTCTGATCAGACTTTACAAAAAGTAATGCAGGAGAAACAAGAGGTGTTTTTGTCAGCGATTTCAATGTTGACCAATGCGGATTTACGTGCTTCTTTTTATAATAAGATAAAAGAAATCGCTCCGAACATGCCGACGGCCGGCTATCCTTTATTAATGAGAATAACCATTGAAAATGCGGCCAAAACGCAGTCAACAAAGGATCTGATCGCCTCATTGGGCAGTACGCCGGAATCCATTCAAAACTCTCAGACATTTGCTGACGCTGTTGCAATCATGAAAAATATGTTGGTTTACATGCCGGAGAAGGACAGAAAGGACGTGCTATCAATGCTGGAAAACTTGGGAACCATTGAAATAAAACTTGTGGCAATTGAAGCAAAAATGGCTTTTGACAAGAAAGCATTAAGCGTTCCCGCAGGCAGGGCCGTAACATTGGTTTTCGAAAACCCGGATCTCATGCCGCATAATGTGGTAATTGTCAAGCCCGGCGCGGCTGAAAAAGTCGGTGAAGCTGCGGATGCAATGGCGAGTCTGAAAGATGGCTTTGAAAAGAATTTCGTTCCTTCTGCGCCGGATGTTTTGTTTGCAACACCGCTCGTCAACTCCGGGAAATCATTCCGGTTGGAATTTAAAGCCCCAAGCCAGCCCGGCGAATATCCGTTTATCTGTTCGTTTCCGGGACATTGGCGGGTAATGCAGGGAATTCTGACGGTTACCGACTCCAAAGTGCCCTGA
- a CDS encoding TonB-dependent receptor, whose translation MKISTKPIRILLKIMRISIYQLILSALCTSLVLAHDSRAQELLNRRISLDLDDQKISVALRQISRQAAVRFMYSPQVIPVENKVTLHVRNEPLNVVLESLFKPLNIGYEVSGNQLVLSIVSDLKPLDPKPAEEPKPVDRNIKGSVKDEKGAPLPGVSIVVKGTQRGSLSDTDGNFDVSIPDGEHTIIFSFVGYLSQEIPVGNQSTMDIVLKDDLKALQEVVVVGYGTQKKVNLTGSVASVEGEELLKTPATNITNSLVGRLPGLIAVNGNGKPGAGSSISIRGASTFGDNSALIVVDGIIRTFDQIDPNEVESISILKDASATAVYGSRAANGVILVTTKRGATGKPTFNYNGFAGFQQPTQYPKVMNAYEYATTKNKAVQNLGKPIQYSDQQLEDIRTGVLPEYDWYGNTLKKRSFQTQQNLSVSGGSDAVRYFLSLGYLDQDGMYDRINFQRYSIRTNVDAKINKNLTISADIDASARNTNQSAYAPESIFDDIVAAYPLDKAYNPDGTIFYTREQHPVEEIKTGYNRMRNNILQATLTVKHELPFIKGLSVLGRASFGREYANNKHYNVPIFMNRQDADGNTLEIYPYGGWNGKTALTQSFSEYNTTTLNASLNYSRTFGAHEFGGLLLFEQLDAKGNNFYGFRTNFPAQGLDEFFYGGESQKDANGGSFTDGRRGAIARLNYSFQQRYLFEASFRRDGSVAFPASKKYGFFPAVSAGWRIIEEPFLKNSTALSFLNNLKLRASYGVVGNDRNVYTGYLLRNPTFQYSQVYNPSGTIVSGTEGLSTIAPGILPNPDVTWETASVSDIGLEGSLWKGKFQFEIDVFYKRTSNILRTRIRSIPGTLGAQLPAENYAKVDNKGIEFMLSHQNSFQALKYFVKLNGSFSQSKVITLDEPANTPDYLLQTGRPLGFITGYKALGFFQTDEEVAAYLPQFNGGQKAGDVKYADINGDGKVDANDLTIISMDNNVPKVIGGLSFGGSLKGFDLNVLFQAAGRVRQVLYGAARDFFQGGSRNTYVDLLDHWSPENPNALYPRPWEGPHPNNSLTSSLYLRNSSYIRLRSIDFGYTLPSDLIKKIGVRNVRVYFSGANLFVWSKMKIFDPEIENTTGTYYPQQRTLNLGLNLTF comes from the coding sequence ATGAAAATTAGTACGAAACCGATCAGGATTTTACTCAAAATCATGCGCATTTCAATATATCAGCTGATCCTGTCTGCCCTATGCACGTCGTTGGTCCTGGCCCATGACAGCCGGGCGCAGGAGTTACTGAACCGTCGTATTTCCCTGGATCTGGACGACCAGAAAATAAGTGTGGCGCTCCGGCAGATCAGCCGTCAGGCGGCGGTGCGGTTTATGTACAGTCCGCAGGTGATCCCTGTTGAAAACAAAGTGACGTTACATGTCCGCAACGAGCCGCTTAATGTGGTTCTGGAATCACTTTTCAAGCCTTTGAACATTGGTTACGAAGTTTCGGGCAACCAGCTTGTGCTCAGCATCGTTTCGGATCTGAAACCCCTTGATCCCAAGCCGGCCGAAGAGCCAAAACCGGTGGACAGGAACATTAAGGGCTCTGTAAAAGATGAAAAAGGAGCACCGCTACCCGGCGTAAGCATTGTTGTAAAAGGCACGCAGCGCGGCTCATTGAGCGATACAGACGGTAACTTTGACGTCAGCATTCCCGACGGTGAACACACGATCATTTTCTCTTTTGTGGGTTACCTGAGCCAGGAAATTCCGGTGGGCAATCAGAGCACGATGGATATTGTATTGAAAGACGACCTGAAAGCATTACAGGAAGTGGTCGTGGTGGGTTATGGAACGCAGAAAAAGGTCAATCTGACCGGTTCGGTGGCTTCTGTGGAAGGGGAAGAACTGCTCAAAACGCCTGCTACTAACATTACCAATTCGCTCGTCGGCAGGCTTCCTGGCCTTATTGCGGTCAATGGAAACGGAAAGCCCGGGGCAGGATCGTCCATCTCGATCCGCGGCGCCAGCACATTCGGCGACAACAGCGCATTGATTGTTGTGGACGGCATTATCCGGACTTTCGATCAGATAGACCCCAATGAAGTGGAAAGCATTTCCATTTTAAAAGACGCCTCGGCAACAGCGGTTTATGGTTCCCGGGCAGCGAATGGTGTTATATTAGTTACTACCAAACGCGGCGCAACGGGCAAGCCAACATTCAATTACAACGGCTTCGCGGGTTTCCAGCAGCCTACCCAATATCCCAAAGTGATGAATGCGTACGAGTATGCAACGACCAAAAACAAGGCAGTGCAAAATCTGGGCAAACCCATCCAATATTCGGATCAGCAATTGGAAGACATTCGCACGGGCGTGTTGCCGGAATACGACTGGTATGGCAACACATTGAAAAAACGATCTTTCCAAACGCAGCAAAACCTCAGCGTAAGTGGCGGATCGGATGCAGTCCGCTATTTTCTGTCGCTTGGTTATCTGGATCAGGACGGAATGTACGACCGCATTAATTTCCAGCGCTATTCCATCCGCACCAATGTGGATGCGAAAATCAACAAGAACCTGACCATTTCCGCAGACATTGATGCCAGCGCCAGAAACACCAACCAAAGTGCGTACGCACCTGAATCCATTTTCGACGACATTGTAGCCGCTTACCCGCTCGATAAGGCTTATAACCCCGACGGGACCATTTTTTACACCCGTGAACAGCACCCGGTGGAAGAGATCAAAACCGGCTATAACCGCATGCGGAATAACATTCTGCAAGCCACATTGACGGTGAAACATGAGCTGCCGTTTATTAAGGGTCTTTCTGTTTTGGGACGCGCATCTTTCGGCCGGGAATATGCCAATAACAAGCATTACAATGTGCCTATTTTCATGAACCGGCAGGATGCCGACGGTAACACGCTGGAAATTTATCCCTATGGCGGCTGGAATGGCAAAACCGCATTGACCCAGTCATTCAGCGAGTACAATACAACCACATTGAATGCTTCGCTGAACTATTCTCGCACGTTCGGCGCGCACGAATTCGGCGGTTTGCTCCTCTTCGAACAGCTCGATGCGAAAGGCAACAACTTCTATGGTTTTCGCACCAATTTCCCGGCTCAGGGGCTGGACGAGTTTTTCTACGGTGGTGAAAGTCAGAAGGATGCCAATGGCGGCTCCTTCACAGACGGTCGGCGCGGCGCGATTGCACGCTTGAATTATAGTTTTCAGCAGCGTTATTTGTTTGAAGCATCATTCAGAAGGGACGGTTCGGTGGCTTTTCCGGCTTCCAAAAAATACGGATTTTTCCCGGCCGTGTCAGCAGGATGGCGGATCATTGAAGAGCCATTTCTTAAAAACAGCACGGCCCTTTCGTTCCTCAATAACCTGAAATTACGCGCTTCCTATGGCGTGGTCGGGAACGACCGCAATGTGTACACGGGCTATCTTTTGAGAAATCCAACATTCCAATATTCGCAGGTTTACAACCCGTCGGGAACCATCGTATCGGGCACAGAAGGGCTTTCTACCATTGCACCGGGCATTTTACCTAATCCGGATGTGACCTGGGAAACGGCTTCGGTCTCGGACATCGGGCTGGAAGGCTCGTTGTGGAAAGGGAAGTTTCAGTTTGAAATAGATGTTTTTTACAAAAGAACCTCCAACATCCTCCGCACACGGATCCGCTCCATTCCGGGCACATTGGGCGCCCAGTTACCAGCAGAGAATTACGCAAAAGTGGACAACAAAGGCATCGAGTTCATGCTGAGCCACCAGAACAGTTTTCAGGCTTTGAAATATTTTGTAAAACTCAACGGAAGCTTCTCGCAAAGCAAGGTGATCACACTCGACGAACCGGCTAACACGCCTGATTATCTGCTGCAAACAGGTCGCCCGCTGGGCTTCATTACAGGTTATAAAGCATTGGGATTCTTCCAGACAGACGAAGAAGTGGCTGCCTATTTACCCCAATTCAACGGCGGACAAAAAGCAGGTGATGTGAAATATGCAGACATTAATGGTGATGGAAAAGTGGATGCCAATGACCTGACGATCATATCGATGGATAACAATGTGCCGAAAGTGATCGGTGGATTGTCATTCGGAGGTTCGCTGAAAGGCTTTGATTTAAATGTGCTTTTTCAGGCGGCCGGACGGGTTCGGCAAGTGCTTTACGGCGCAGCGCGGGACTTTTTCCAGGGCGGATCAAGAAACACCTATGTGGATTTGCTCGATCACTGGTCACCTGAGAATCCGAATGCGTTGTATCCAAGGCCGTGGGAAGGCCCTCACCCGAATAACTCGCTCACTTCCAGTCTGTATCTAAGAAATTCAAGCTATATCCGGTTGAGGTCAATTGATTTTGGCTACACATTGCCTTCGGATCTGATCAAGAAAATTGGCGTTCGTAATGTGCGGGTTTATTTCTCGGGAGCTAATCTTTTTGTATGGTCCAAGATGAAAATATTTGACCCTGAAATTGAGAACACGACGGGCACTTACTATCCGCAGCAGCGCACACTGAACCTCGGCCTGAACCTTACTTTTTAA